ACACAAACTCATTTATGTGGAGATGTTTGCGACTACACACCTGGCCCTTCCTGCGGATCTTTGCCCGCCTAAACTTCTCCCGGTGTTTGACTCGAGGATTGCGGTCGATCTTCTTCCTCTTGGGAGTGAGCCCCTTATTCTTGGCCATCTGCGACAAgatgattgcatttttttttgggcaaCTGAATTGTGTTATTCGATTATTCATTGCAGCCCTTGCTTACCTGGTACGTGATGCCTCTCTTCGCCTCTGAATCTAACTCCTCCTCGTCAATGTCCACCCTGCAAAATTGTTGACaacgaataaaataaatacttgcttttttttatcctgAGTTCATAAACTCCACTCACTCTTCATCTTTCTGTGGTTTTATCTTCCTCTTCGATTTCATCCTTCGCTCCACTTCTCTGTAGAATTGCAACGCCGCCTCCTCGTCCAGGTCCGAGTCAGAAGCAGCGACCATCTCTGGCACCTCTTTGGCAGAATCCTACGTCCGCAAACACGCCCTCATTAAAATCTGTGTCAGGAATCTGCCAGGAATTGCCATGCACGGCCGCACAGAGGTGTGGATGGCCACGTATTTCCCCTCGTCGCTTGTTTCTACTACtgcaattattatttgttttaacCTGGTCTTTTTTGCCGGACAAACCAGCTTTCTTCTCAGCCGCTGCTCTGCGGGCGATCTCGTCGTCCTCTTGAGCAGCCAGCAGCTTACTGTACTGCGGCGCCAGGCGCTCATCAACTGAGCTCAGTTTATTGATGAGCTGCAGGAAGGCAGAGTTAGAAATTAAAATGTATCCTATGACAAAACTCGTCCTTAACAGCTTTGGTGCCACTCCACTGTTTGGACAAAAAGCATGAAAAGATGATCAACTGTGTGATCATAATATATGCATGAAGATGTCAAAGACTTACATTTCTGTAAGCGAGCAGTCGTTCGATGACCGGGTGGTTGTGAGCGGGGATTCGTTTGGCTTTGAGCACCAGGTAGAAGCTGATGTTTGTACAATAACTGAAAAAGGAAGCGCTCAAGTTGAGGACTTTGCAAGTCAGACGGCTTTGTTCGTAAACGCCACTCTTTTATACCCGCATACTCACTTGAGGTAAAGCTGATGTTTTGTCTTCAGGTAGTCGGCACCCTTTTGGAAACAAAAGCAAAGGACAATGTTCTTGACATTCCAGGGTTAAtctccattaaaaaaacaacaaaaaaacaacaacattggtttgtgtttttgaacactattttgtttttgtgagttCCATATGACGACTAAGCTAGAAACTAAGCATCAATGCAAACAACCACACATTGCGTTATGCCAATAAGAAGTAAATAAAGGaactaaatacaataaaataagtcACCTTCCCAGGTGGAATTCTTCCATCTTTGACCATCTGCATGAGTGGCTGCAGTTGGTCCTTCATTTCTGTGAGCTGCACATGAACAATTCCATTTAGCTTCCACCTCATTGGTTGCTTTACTAGCATCCATCACAGTCCCTGTGTACCTTTGCCTTGAAGTCCTGAATGAGTTCAAGCAACTCGGGCGACTCCTTCTTGAGCAGTTTCATTTTCTCTTTGTGGGACATTTGCTTCAGGTCCTTGACAATCTTCTCCTTTTCCACAACTGTCTCCTCGGTCTGTTCCTCTGGAGCAAACTCCTTCATGTGGAGCCACGTGATTTATTTGCACAGGAGAGCATTTCCTGACAGGTAACGCATGATGTTACAAATACCTGGAAAAAGTTCAAGTCGTAATCCTCCTCGCTGAGCTGTTCTGCCAAACGATTTTGGATTTTCTtggcttcttcttcctcctcctcttcctcctctaccAACTCATCACGTGCCTTTTTTCCCTCTGGAAAAAttcaatggaaacagattacGAGTAGTGGGATGTTTTCTTGTGgattaacaataaaaaaatgaattttttttgtcctcaatgTTACAATTTTGTGTGTAATTCTTTTATACAGTATGCTCACTTGTGGCCACGTAGTCAGTGTCATAGAAAATCTTCTTTTTGGTGCCCCAGGCAAGTTCATTGGGAAGCTCTGAGGAGGACAATACAAACAAAGTTAAGCGAGCTCTACGTGCACTAGCGTCAGCATCTTAGAGCCTCATGTCTTACCTTCCTCTTTCTTCCCCTCGAGATCGCTCTCCATGTCAgtgccctcctcctcttcctcctcatttTCATCTTCATCCGTTTCGGAATCATCCAAGGCCATCACTTCCTCCTGCAGAAATGAGCATACATTTCCTCTGGAActcacattttatttcatgttaaaCTCCCAACAGGAAAACGGGATCCCACCTCATCATCCAGTTCCTCCTCATCACTATGCAACTTGACTCCACTGGCGAGGAGTTTCTGTTTGGAAATTCCAAAATATAAACTCggtcaaaattaaataaaatttaaaaaacccACACCAATAGAAACAAATACTAGTTTAAGAGGAACAAAAATTAGTCCATTGATATAATAAAAAGTATTCCAATAATAAGTTCAATAGTTCAAACCCAAACGCAGCCATGTCTCAAAGACTTAGAAACACTTGAGAGTATAAGTGCTGTACATAAGATCAAacataataaatatttaaacaaaaacataattacGATATAtgtactaataataataaaaagagaagaaaaaaaaaaattctttttttttttaccttaatcTTCTCATCGTGAAACTCATCAATTATGTCCTTGGAGTTCTGGCGATGAGAAATGAAAGATTGCAAAATGATTGCATACATTTTCATTCATATAATTTAACTATGCCAACACTGTTACTCAGTTACTTTTAGATACAAATTCCAACATTACCAAAACATACGAGAAAAAAAACCGCTTACTTTATCAGGGACAGGTACGTTTTTGTATGCTTCTGGATCGTCTTCATCAAATTGCTGCTGTTTAACAGGCTTCGGGGTCTTTTTACGTCTGTTAGCCAAAAAAACAAAGCGACAATTCAAACACGATAAAGTGACAATAACAAAAATACGCTAACGTAAGCCAGACTTACCTTATTGCTCGACCCATCGTACCTTCTCGATGCGTAAATTGCTCGGGTAGTAAAGATTTAACACATCGCTATGACTTGAACATGTGCTTCCGCAaacgcttcttcttcttcagcgtTTGTATGGAGAGCGACGTGAACGATGACACGAACAGCGCCACTTATTGGAGGACATTCAGAACcaggattttaaaaatgtttttacataATGCTCTTCCAGCAAAACTGCAAACCCGTGCTTGCTAAAAATGAACTGAACTGATGGAAAAAGGGGATAAGACAACATTTCAACAAATAAGGAAAATACAAAGACACATAtatggtcttttttttattttttcaaaaataaagataattgtGGCTAATCTTAAAGGTCACAACCTCAAGTCAGACAGGATTGTCAACTCAAAATCGTCGGTCACTCCCGGTCGTTTGtgggaagcatttttttttttttttttaattgtatgaaGCACAGTGAAGGAGTGGTTAACATTTCaacctcacagttctgagctTCTGGCTTCAAATCTTATCTCCAGCCGTCttatgtggaagaagaagaattaTCCCTTTTCTATTGCACTGAAATGAACCCTGCCAACTTCCCTATTTTTCTATAGTAAGTCAAAGACATTTTATTTAGATAGCAATTTATACAGAGAGCACTCTCAAACTTCACATAGTTAAAATAGTCACATATAATTAAAAACAGACTGacaacatttgacattttatagttaatacaagaaaaataaatcactcACAGATGAGTTAGAGCCTATCTATGGATGGCGTTACACCAGCGTTTGGTGTAGCCCCACTTAAGCCCCTCTGCATTTTATTATTCTATACGAAACAATATGTATAAATTACTTTCTCAACCCCACCGGCGTATATCGATCCAGCATGAACACGCTCACATTTTCACCTGTGGATCTAACAACATGTATGTTTTTGGAGAAGGCCAGACTAACAGGGAAAATGAAATCTCCAACATGAAGGTCGCAGATGAGATTCCAAGAGCAAAAACCTCACAAGTCGGAGTGGGACAGGTTAACTCCTCATCCACACAAATAGACTCCTCGATCCAAGTCTTGAGTCAGCCTTTTTTCTTGTTCGAGTGTTTAATACTACAGAGGTAAGCGAGGTTTTGTAGTTTCTTTCAAGACAGATGGAGCGGCAGCTcattcctcctccccttttctttcCCTTAGAGGCTTCCAGTTCAAATCTAGGGCGAAGCTGCGAGGTCTGAGCTTGGAGGCCTGTGGAAGTCTTTGCAGGGCTGCCTTGACCACGTCGTTCCTTCTCTGCATCAGGATTAAGCCCGGTGTCATTTGGTCTGGCTCATAAACCTGTGCATTAAAAACAAGGCTTTTAATCACGTCACGTGAGGTCATGTGATTAGCGATGCAGCAAAATGCAGCAGCAAGGGCTTACGTTGAAATTAAGCCTCGGGACAGAGAATCTTCTCTCATCGGGAATCGGGTCGGCGCTGGGTGCATCCGCTCGGAGGTCCATCATGGAGAGGGTCGTCTCGGGCATGTTGTTCATGGAGCCTCTTCTGAGGAGTTCCGACTTCTTCTGAGGTTTGAATCTCTTCATGAGGTCATTCATCGAGTTGAAGCTCTCCGATTGCGGCACCCTCAAGATTAAGGGCTTCTACAAGCAGACACATTCAAATAAATCCTCAAATATGAAATTAAAAACTTGAAGAAGCGACTTACTCTTGAGGCGGCTACATTTTCTATGTTGGAGCTGATGTCATCCAAGTTGCTCTCCTCTCTCACGCGGGAATTTGGCTTTTCGTGCCATTTTTCCCTcgttgaagaaaataaaaattcattttGCTTCAAGTCGCTGTCTTTGTTGTCTCGCCACGCTGACAACGATCTGTCGTCCGCGCTGTTTCTCAGCTCTTTGGAGAACTGCTGGGATACTAACTCTTCTGTGTGATGTTCTGCCCAACTGGAAATGAAGAGAGGAATATACTTTTATTGTATGTACTTCATTAcattaaattattaaattaataCCGTTTTTGATGTCTTTTAAATACGGGTAGAAAAgcacatttttatatttcaccaaaaatgttttgtataTCTCCCTTATAAAACTCACTTGGAAAGTTTTACGTTGTCCGGCAAATTGTTTGTCATTAGAGAGCTGTCCCATACCCTATGAGgtacacaattaaaaaaaaaaacagtcaatgTTGGTGGCACAAATTCACATATCAGAATTGTCAATCAATAATCATTAATATATACACCTCTGAAATAAACTAATTACCTTGATAATCAATTCACAATATTCATCTAGTATGTTGATAGTGTTTACAATGTTTTACAataattagtaggggtgtaaatcgtggggtttgtcacgatacgatatcatatcgatacaaagaaggacgatacgatatttgccgatatcttaaaccctgctgtgattcattcatgatacatcacgatatagtgctctacgatcgatacatttttttttttttaaataaaaaatatagaacaatatcctgatttataacaattcatacgaaaaatcaacaaggtactgcaaactctttatttaggaaattacaagagtattgtagtatataaagtacttattttaacactgaactttgatgtcgtgttttttctttaaatgtgcatcgagatttgtggtccctgaatatttgatcaccgcatggcaggatttacaaactgcaagtgtcttgtccgttgagtcatcttttctttggaatcaaaagtgcttccaaagaatgacttgaagcctaaaggggagccaatttcctcgtctttttggacactagccatagcaccagcccaggagccgcgtactagttgtcgactcccctttcacgtgcctgctctgctcacaacacaacacgccgctcactgctcccggaaagaggaagcaagcaacaatgaactggatttcaaaataaagtcgcgtctaatgtccgaggtcaaacacggcgatataaatcgatgtttacgtttagcatcgatgccaataaatcatagagccttaaatcgattaatcgatgtgtatcgatgaatcgttacacccctaataattagCAACAATGATTTAGTGACTATCCATatgcattttgccacttgctgtcaactgaaaatcaCAGTCTTAAGTCAAAACCaatcaccagttttctgaagctgagccgtcaATTTAGCTAGAATTTATACAATAATCCCGCAAATCTACAATTGACTTAAAATGACCATGGTGACAAATTCATTATAAGAACAATAAAGTTACTAATGATTACCCAAGACTTTTTGCACTGTATGTTTTGAAGTTAGGATGCGAAACAACACCTCATCTACTGGGTAGGTACCTTCTCGATGTCGTAGGCTTGTATCCATTCACAGTAAAAGTATCCAAAATGGCTGTGTTTTTATCAAACATCATATCATTCTGCAAGGCTGTTTCCTTTGCCAcaacttcctcttcctcttcctcaaaAGGATTATCCGTCAAGGTTCCTCTTGGGATGACACCCATGGCCTCCCAGTCCAGGTGGACGTTCATCGGTGGAGAAGGAGGGTTGAGGATCTCTTGCTTCATGTGCAAGTGTCTGGGAGGACTCGG
This genomic interval from Syngnathus typhle isolate RoL2023-S1 ecotype Sweden linkage group LG11, RoL_Styp_1.0, whole genome shotgun sequence contains the following:
- the fam83e gene encoding protein FAM83E isoform X2 encodes the protein MPGSQQASLDENEVFLPVTPSSPEFLYSELERHSMEKLLDEGPKAFYNTVGAEFFGSFLSPDEVGEITSSVQDFHYTPLQREETGGKVNPDAADLTSSYFPSHSDVPAPRLELGWPEAPWVRMENVTVYTNPPAEGEPAIREVIRRHLQKASQVLGIVTDRLTDSTIIRDLHNAASRGVPVYIILNQRTVEEKYTLHRLGHPNIRVRVLGGKSFCSKSGKMIVGELKEKFILVDLETVIHGSYSLTWTDAHLHRHLVTAVTGSAVDVFDKEFRILFAASSPVPNLSEYAVPHMEMTKQQKDFKDPSPPRHLHMKQEILNPPSPPMNVHLDWEAMGVIPRGTLTDNPFEEEEEEVVAKETALQNDMMFDKNTAILDTFTVNGYKPTTSRRVWDSSLMTNNLPDNVKLSNWAEHHTEELVSQQFSKELRNSADDRSLSAWRDNKDSDLKQNEFLFSSTREKWHEKPNSRVREESNLDDISSNIENKPLILRVPQSESFNSMNDLMKRFKPQKKSELLRRGSMNNMPETTLSMMDLRADAPSADPIPDERRFSVPRLNFNVYEPDQMTPGLILMQRRNDVVKAALQRLPQASKLRPRSFALDLNWKPLRERKGEEE
- the utp3 gene encoding something about silencing protein 10, encoding MGRAIRRKKTPKPVKQQQFDEDDPEAYKNVPVPDKNSKDIIDEFHDEKIKKLLASGVKLHSDEEELDDEEEVMALDDSETDEDENEEEEEEGTDMESDLEGKKEEELPNELAWGTKKKIFYDTDYVATKGKKARDELVEEEEEEEEEAKKIQNRLAEQLSEEDYDLNFFQEFAPEEQTEETVVEKEKIVKDLKQMSHKEKMKLLKKESPELLELIQDFKAKLTEMKDQLQPLMQMVKDGRIPPGKGADYLKTKHQLYLNYCTNISFYLVLKAKRIPAHNHPVIERLLAYRNLINKLSSVDERLAPQYSKLLAAQEDDEIARRAAAEKKAGLSGKKDQDSAKEVPEMVAASDSDLDEEAALQFYREVERRMKSKRKIKPQKDEEVDIDEEELDSEAKRGITYQMAKNKGLTPKRKKIDRNPRVKHREKFRRAKIRRKGQVREVRREETRYSGELSGIRAGVKKSIKLK
- the fam83e gene encoding protein FAM83E isoform X1 codes for the protein MPGSQQASLDENEVFLPVTPSSPEFLYSELERHSMEKLLDEGPKAFYNTVGAEFFGSFLSPDEVGEITSSVQDFHYTPLQREETGGKVNPDAADLTSSYFPSHSDVPAPRLELGWPEAPWVRMENVTVYTNPPAEGEPAIREVIRRHLQKASQVLGIVTDRLTDSTIIRDLHNAASRGVPVYIILNQRTVEEKYTLHRLGHPNIRVRVLGGKSFCSKSGKMIVGELKEKFILVDLETVIHGSYSLTWTDAHLHRHLVTAVTGSAVDVFDKEFRILFAASSPVPNLSEYAVPHMEMTKQQKDFKDPSPPRHLHMKQEILNPPSPPMNVHLDWEAMGVIPRGTLTDNPFEEEEEEVVAKETALQNDMMFDKNTAILDTFTVNGYKPTTSRRVWDSSLMTNNLPDNVKLSNWAEHHTEELVSQQFSKELRNSADDRSLSAWRDNKDSDLKQNEFLFSSTREKWHEKPNSRVREESNLDDISSNIENVAASRKPLILRVPQSESFNSMNDLMKRFKPQKKSELLRRGSMNNMPETTLSMMDLRADAPSADPIPDERRFSVPRLNFNVYEPDQMTPGLILMQRRNDVVKAALQRLPQASKLRPRSFALDLNWKPLRERKGEEE